In Pygocentrus nattereri isolate fPygNat1 chromosome 3, fPygNat1.pri, whole genome shotgun sequence, the DNA window TATAACAGTGGTTCCAAGCCCTGGTTCTGCACATTTGCAACAAACACACTTGATCCTGGACTTGATCAGCTTTGTAGCAAGCCTGTTCTGCGCTGAAGTAGTTGTATTGtggcaggaaaacacaaaaatgtgtatgGCATTGGGGTaccacctctgccttctatgctgtaggctAGGGTTTAATCCCCACCTCTGacccaacactataccaataagggcaAGACTACTAACActgcctttgcctacctgtgtaaactgatcaaatgtaaatgtactacaGGACCAGGGTTGTGTGTTCTGACACATTCCTCCCATAACTGTCATAAAAAAATTTGACTTACACCACAATAGCCTTTGGGAAAGCCTTTGTTTCTCTAGCACATTGATGAGACTTAACATGTACTATATCTTTAATGTTTAGGTTAATcgatttatatttacattacatcCAGTATAATGGCATATGTGTCTAAAGATGTCCATTTCCCTTTTGCAATGAGAAAATGGCTGGCAGAAGTATTCAGGGTACAAACAGTGACACAATCCCTACATCATAGAAATACAACATGTAATACAGTAATTGATGCATAATGTGCTATAAAACAGGGATGATCAAAATAAAACGTGAATAAGTTCTAATGCTATTTGTTGATTAACAAACAGCATTATAACTGGGCTTTCCCCACAGATACCATGTCAAAGCAAATCCAATAGCATTATAATTTCAACAGCCCACATAAATGAAACCCAGAAACCATCAGATTATATTGGTACCCTTTCATTTGCAGTTGCGAGTTTACATGCAGAACATTATGTAAAAAAGTCACAGAGAAGAATCTCGTAGAATGCACCCTTGGGAAATTTGAGTTTGACATGACCTCTGagaataaacacatttcatggTTACAACATAGAAAAGACATTTAAGAGAAACATTGAAAATTAAGAGAACTGAACGGAAGTtgagaataataaaacaataaaagggAAGAAGACACCTATGGATTGCCCACTGTCAATTCATAGAAGATATTGCGAGCTGTTTTTTCcctatttttttagttttttgttgttgtgaaaACCACCGTGTACAAAGAACACTTAATACACTATACAATGTGGCTTATTATTCTAGTAAAAGACTCCCAACAGCACACTTTGTGTAGTCCAAGCACATGTTCAACTACTAGATCAGTGAGCCTTTCAAGGGGAAGCATGTTTTTGTATCACTGACTGGTGGGGGCAATAACACAGACCAGTAACCATTTTCTCTGCATGTCCCACCCCTCTATTAATAAATGAACAAGTCCACAAGCAGTGTGAAAACATGCCTATGCCCTTGTGTGATTAATATTttgtgcatatatttttaaatgggtCAAGTTTCCGCAGTTTCTCAGAAGTGATAAATAACCTATGGGTGTACTTGAATTGTCTGGATACAGCCCAAAATATTTTCCCTTTATTCATCTGGAATCACTATGTTAAATTCCACTTCCCATCTGATGTTACTGGTGTGAGCTTTCAATGAATTTGTCATGTTAGGGCAATAACATCCAGTATATCCGGTTTTAGGCAATATAATCATAATATATGATAAGTAATTTAGTCAGAGCTTATCATTTTCTCAGTTGTATTTCAATTATAGTCCTGGGTTAAAGCTGAATTGTTGTAGCTCTTAAACAGAAGGTGATGGTAAGAAGTAATGCTTTAGTGCAGAGTTCAGTGATGTAGAAacataaaaatagaaatgaatgAAGACTTTTTTGGCAGCATCAATATGCTTAAATACAGAGTGATGTAAATGGAACATACTAAATATGCAGTGTGTTCCAGATTCTAAACAAAatacatagttttttttttttaagggtaTAATTTAAAAAGATTCCTCTGCCACTTTTGCTGTCTCTAAGTTTCTCTCATTTGCTCCATTTTGTGAAAACTACTGTAGGTGATCAAAACAAGGGCATCTGGGTGCACCTAATCAGAGTAAAGTGTACGGAGGAGAGGTTATGGTGTGCACACACTCATGCATAAATGACTAGACCTTTTTCTGCACTTTTTGGGGTGGCTTCACTGGGGAAATTCAAACCATATCTTGACCTCAGACTTGAAAACACATCaaatttgaattattattattatgatggatttttattattatttggatAGACAAGAGCACATATGCCTTTCATCACAATCATAGATCTGTATACTCTGTATAAGTTTGAGTTAAGGTGGACTAAACTACAATTTAACTACATACCTTCTTAACTGAATACTGTGACATGAGCATGTCACGTGTTCTAAATTGCCAAATAATTGCTAAATTGCCAAATCTTTTAGGGCACTTATAGGGAAAACTGATACAGAAGTTATAATGAAGTCACCCATAACCCTTTGATAAGTGGCAGACACGATTTGCGATTGTATGAATCACTACTCTCCAAGTGTTCCACAAAAGGCCCTTTGTACAAGATTGGCAGTAACATTTACTAACATCCTGCTTGCAAAAGCTTTGATGACCGTCAAGACACTTCAGATATGTGTCAGATTCTTTAAGACAGACGATGACAGAATTAGAAGTAGTTGTATATGTATAGCAAAAGTCAAATCTTGCAAAACCTGATGCATTGTGCTTGTCAGAACTGATGGGAAGATATTATGCAGAACATAATATCTGTATTAGAATCCTATTTGcatggcaagatctcaaaacatCTATCACTGTTTCCCAACTAACTCGATATAGCAAGAGCAAATTTGCAAAGAGAAATGTGCAACTATTTCTACATAGGCAATACATTTTGTTATTAGGCTACACCACTTCTCTAGGATTATGACCAAGTACAAGAAACATCTCTTAAACTCCATTATTATGTAATATCCAGTGGTTATCAACTTTTCTTGCCTCAGGACTCATAATTGACCTTTACCATGTCACCATTAAGTCATGACCCAAAGCAATGTAAGCCATTTGCTTGTACCTCACCACAGCAAACACACTGGTTTCTGGCCCATCTTCTGTTCTCACTGTAAGACAaaaacatacaaccccaattccatgAAATTCCATGAAttcagtgaagttgggacgttgtgtaaaacataaataaaaacagaatacgatgatttgcaaatccttttcaacccatattcaattgaatacactacaaatataagatatttaatgttcaaacggataaaatgtattgttttttgcaaatattcactcattttgaatttgatgcctgccacacgttccaaagaaattgatacaggggcaacaaaagactgggaaacaatctttaattggaaacaggtgtcatgattgagtataaagggagcatccctgaaaggctcagtcgttcacaagcaaggatgcggcgaggttcaccactttgtgaacaactgcgtgagcaaatagtccaacagtttaagaacaatgtttctcaatgtgcagttgcaaggaatttagggatttcatcatctacagtccataatatcatcaaaagattcagagaatctggagaaatctctgcaagtaagcggcaaggcagaaaaccaacattgaatgcccgtgaccttccatccctcagacggcactgcattaaaaacccacatcattctgtaacagatattaccacatgggctcaggaacacttcagaaaaccactgtcagtgaacacagttcgtcgctccatctacaagtgcaagttaaaactctgccatgcaaagcgaaagccatatatcaacaacacccagaaacgccgtcggcttctctgggcccgagctcatctgagatggactgacgcagtggaaaagtgtcctgtggtctgacgagtccacatttcaaattgtttttggaaatcatggacgtcgtgtcctccgggccaaagaggaaaaggactgtccagattgttttcagcacaaaggtacatacaggttttggagcaacatatgctgccaagCAATGTATTTtccagggacgtccctgcttatttcagcaagacaatgccaagccacattctgtaagcgttacaacagcgtggcatcgtagtaaaagagtgcgggtactagactggcctgcctgcagttcagacctgtctcccattgaaaatttTCCCtttgtggcgcattatgaagcacaaaatacgacaatggagaccccggactgttgagcaactgaagctgtacatcaagcaagaattggaattccacctacaaagctccaacaattaCTGTCCtaagttcccaaatgcttattgagtgttgttaaaaggaaaggtgatgtaacacagtggtaaacatgcccctgtcccaactttggaacgtgttgcaggcatcaaattcaaaatgagtgaatatttgcaaaaaacaataaagttaatcCGTCTGAACActaaatgtcttgtctttgtagtgtattcaattgaatataggttgaaaaggatttgcaaatcatcgtattcggtttttatttctgttttacacaatgtcccaacttcattggaattggggttgtatttaatgtattttttcagcatcCATTAGGCTAATCTGAATTTGACTGTAGGTTTCCATATTAGTGTTTAGTTTGCTAGGCTACCAATGACAAGTATCAGTCAGGTTATAAGCAGGaagtaaaagaaaaatgcaCCTTAAAACATCTGTAAACTTAAAAGTCTTAAGGGAGAACATCTTTTCAGTTGTAAGCAACCAGTTGAGAACCACTGACATACACCATCATGTGGATTGtcactaaacaaaaacactatTTCTTTGTTTCAGCGCAATGGCGGACTATAACAGCTCTGCAGGCTCATCTGAGAACTTCACAGCCACAGATGTCGTTTTAACAGGTGACTCAACAAGTGAAGTTCTTTTTGGCCAGCAGTGGGGCAGCAGTTTTGCTGCTGGCCTACTGCTGGACCCACATTATTTTGTTCTGATTCCTGTAATCACTGAAGTACTGAAGTGGTGCATTAAACAAACTTTTGGCATCTGCATTAATCAAACTTGGAGTATATAGTAAACTGGAGTATGTAGTAAAAAACAGCAATGGAGTAAATGATGTGTAACCAACTTTGATACTaagtaaatttattttaattcatgTGTTCTGATACCATATACAATGTAATATATTGAAAACATTCTGTATTTTAATGCTGGAACATACTAACATATATactatatgtataaatatactaACATATATTTGTTAGtgcttcttttttcctttaatattCACCTATGTCAATCATACCTGTTTAAAGAAACGTCCTGATTGTGCTGACCTCTATTAgagcagtgagtgaatgagaagGATGGACTTATGTTCTTAAGAAGAATGTTCTTGATAAGTTACTTTGCAAGATTGAACTGGCAAGAACATAAGAACAAAGAATGCATGCATAAGACTTTAAGAAATGCTGTGTATTGCACAATAATCTGAGCCCAGCTGTTTTCACCAGTGGCCTAAATGTTCAGAATACTATGAATACCATTTACTTTCAGCTGTGATTTACAGAGGATACCCTTTGCTATGCTAGATCCAAGTAATGTGTCTTACAAATAGCCCTTTAATCATTCCAAATAACTGACCATTTATGTATTTCCTTCCGCTGAGTTTTAAGgtgttcaaaatgtttttaagggTCTAATAGACCAACAGTAAACACTCAAGCAATGGCAAAGTAACACAAATCAGTACAATTAGTATctgcaaaatattttaataaatgtagtgtcaaacatttacattttaaaacttcagtGATACACCAAAATCAACACAGTCACCTTCGCTAAACAGAAAGTTTAAAGACAAAATTAACAAGGTGGTACTTCTCCCCATCCCCCCAAAACTAATGCATCTCAACTGCCCAATCAAGTACTTCTGAAGAAGTTTATGTGCTGGAACAGGTGTGGGaggtagatcttcaggaccagggCTGGTGACCAATGTGGTATATATTAACTGTCCTTTTCACTATCCACTTTACTAGAAATGAAACCCTTATACAatcacttactggccactttttaTATTCCATCTATCTTAGAGTTCCACTATATGGGTGCTCAAAAACTAGTTGTAGCCCATATTTTGATGCACAGTATGTCAGCTACCCTCTATGCCAGAGGTgtcaatcttatccacaaagagCAGGTGTGGCTGTAGGTTTTCACTCTGAAAAAGCAGGAGGTCATCTGATCAGATGTTTGAAGACCGAAACCAACCATTAAACAAGGGGAATCAGGTGTACTTCACCTTGTTTTGAGTGAAAATCTGCAGCCAGACCAGCCCATTGTGGGTAGGATTGGACACCTCTGCTCTACTCCATTTAttactggtcagtttctgaccacagaaacaCTGTTGACTAGGTATTATTTGGTTCAACATATACATCATTGCTGCTTGATTGATAGCGGGCCATCACTCAAATGTTCCATGGTCAGCAACTGACCACTGAGGAGGATGTAAAAAGGATGTCTAAGGCAGATTGTGCATCAACAGAGGTGCTACAGGGAACTAAAGGTTAAGGTGATTCTTTGCCTtgagatcattttaaaaatcagtgccCTGTGATGTCACTACTCAGGTCACTAATCaaaattctctctcttttccactgtAATGCAGATTTCCCCACTGCCACAGATGACTACGGCGATTATACTTTTGTTTCTACAAACACTGCTCTTTTAAACCCATGTGAGGGCAATGCGTTGCAGGAGACGTATTCCAAGGTTGTCCAGGTCACAGTTTTCCTCATTGTCCTTGTCCTTGGTGTAATCGGGAATGTGCTGGTCATCGCAACCTTTGCCCGCTACCGCTGCCTCCGTGTGCGCTGCATGACCGACGTCTTCCTCTTCTACCTTGCACTTTCTGACTTGCTGCTGTTGCTAACATTACCGCTGCAGACCGTCGAGACTATCCGTGGTGACTGGGTTTTTGGAGATGTCCTGTGCAAGCTCAACCATGCCATGCATGCTATCAATACATATGGCGGCTTACTGCTGCTGGCTTGTATAAGCGTCGACCGCTACCTGGTTGTGGTTCGGGCCAGGGCCGCACACAGGTTACATCCGAGCATGTTGTGCCACAGCAAGCTGTCTGTTATCGCTGTGGCGCTAATCTCTGTTATCCTCAGCCTGCCGGAgctcctcttctcctctgtgGTCAAAGTGAAGTTGGATGACATGGAGACGTGTGGGATGAATATATGGGTGAAAGACAGCAGGCGGGTGAAAAAGTGGGCACGCGTGGCTAAAATCACAGTGTTCTGCATACCTTGCGTGGTCATGCTAGTGTGTTACATGGCCATTGGGTATAAGTTGGTGCAGGGAGGGAGGAAATGCTGGCGCAGGCAGAGGACGCTACTCCTCATGGTGGCGCTGGTGGTGCTCTTTCTGCTCTTCCAGCTGCCATACAACATAGTGCTGACATTAAGAGAGACAACAGATCTAAACAGCTGTGAACTCTGGGGCAGTGCTCATCTGAGTGAAGACATCACCCGCAGCCTGGCATACGTCCGCTGCTGCCTCAACCCTGTTCTGTACGCCCTTGTGGGCGTGAGATTCAGGAACGACGTAATGAGATTGCTGCAGGATTGTGGCTGTGTATGTGCTTGTCTGAAACACATGAAACCACTGCCAACTGGTTGCAGCTCGATGACTccctcctcccctcctcctactactctctcacccctcccctCCGCCAGTGGACCCCCTAAAAACTTACTTGCCTGTAGCAGGCCCTCCCAGCCACAGGCTGATGCTGAAGAATCACGTGCGCCTGATACATTGCTTTCCTCTGCGCAACAATCCCACAAAGATCCTGCTTACGTGAGCTGGGGACAACACTGATTCAGCCTCCTCCTGCAACAGCATTTTAATTCCTTTCAAAGAATACCAGTTCCAACTGGctgctgtatatatatacttttaagAGTTTTAGATTGTAAAATACTTAAACAACCCTCAGCAAAACAAGCATGATCAAGGTAAAACTAATGTTAAGAACGCAGCTTTTAGAAAAGTATTTGTAGTAGAAATGCATTTTCATTCCATTGCCGGTTGCATCTTTGTTTTTCAGATGCatctttttcatttgtattgtaAATCATATTGTTACTTACTGGATTACaataaaaacaagacattttccaCACCTTTCAGTCTT includes these proteins:
- the ccr10 gene encoding C-C chemokine receptor type 10 → MADYNSSAGSSENFTATDVVLTDFPTATDDYGDYTFVSTNTALLNPCEGNALQETYSKVVQVTVFLIVLVLGVIGNVLVIATFARYRCLRVRCMTDVFLFYLALSDLLLLLTLPLQTVETIRGDWVFGDVLCKLNHAMHAINTYGGLLLLACISVDRYLVVVRARAAHRLHPSMLCHSKLSVIAVALISVILSLPELLFSSVVKVKLDDMETCGMNIWVKDSRRVKKWARVAKITVFCIPCVVMLVCYMAIGYKLVQGGRKCWRRQRTLLLMVALVVLFLLFQLPYNIVLTLRETTDLNSCELWGSAHLSEDITRSLAYVRCCLNPVLYALVGVRFRNDVMRLLQDCGCVCACLKHMKPLPTGCSSMTPSSPPPTTLSPLPSASGPPKNLLACSRPSQPQADAEESRAPDTLLSSAQQSHKDPAYVSWGQH